The Litorilinea aerophila genome window below encodes:
- a CDS encoding pyridoxal phosphate-dependent aminotransferase: protein MPQIVAHGTLDYAELASLGLSPDEVHVFSSNINPYGPPPAVVQAVQAAVKPTTISRYPDRLAMELRRAVARLHQVPEEAVLAGNGTADIMWLIALLFAPDARVAIVSPTFGEYENVASLVDAQVIQPCHPGWERREDGRYTPGATTLDELGEALAEQTPRLIFLCNPNNPTGHHLSPDELERLHSFAPESIWVVDEAYAEFTPTPWSASRWIDQGDWIILRSMTKDFSLAGLRVGYAVGSPHLIQAMQVAQPPWNVNTLAQIAGTTALDNLAWRAETTARLRQETEALRQALQAAGMAPLPTSTNFFLLPVEDATQVRQALVQQRILVRDCTSFGLPNYIRIATQRPEENRLLVEALQALQGDAS, encoded by the coding sequence ATGCCCCAGATCGTGGCACACGGCACCCTGGACTACGCCGAGCTGGCATCGCTGGGCCTGAGTCCAGATGAGGTTCATGTCTTTTCATCCAACATCAACCCCTACGGCCCCCCGCCCGCGGTGGTCCAGGCTGTGCAGGCGGCTGTCAAGCCGACCACCATTTCTCGCTATCCCGACCGGCTGGCCATGGAGCTGCGCCGGGCCGTGGCCCGGTTGCATCAGGTGCCCGAGGAAGCCGTCCTGGCCGGCAACGGCACGGCGGACATCATGTGGCTCATCGCCCTGCTCTTTGCCCCGGACGCCCGGGTGGCCATTGTCTCGCCCACCTTTGGCGAATACGAAAATGTGGCATCCCTGGTGGATGCCCAGGTGATCCAGCCCTGTCATCCCGGCTGGGAACGGCGGGAGGATGGCCGCTACACGCCGGGCGCCACCACCCTGGACGAGTTGGGCGAAGCGCTGGCCGAGCAAACGCCCCGCCTGATCTTCCTCTGCAACCCCAACAACCCCACCGGCCATCACCTGAGCCCCGACGAGCTGGAGCGGCTCCACAGCTTCGCGCCCGAGAGCATCTGGGTGGTGGATGAGGCCTACGCCGAGTTCACCCCCACGCCCTGGTCGGCCTCCCGGTGGATTGACCAGGGCGACTGGATCATCCTGCGCTCCATGACCAAGGATTTCTCCCTGGCCGGGCTGCGGGTAGGCTACGCCGTGGGCAGCCCCCATTTGATCCAGGCCATGCAAGTGGCCCAGCCGCCCTGGAACGTGAATACCCTGGCCCAGATCGCCGGCACAACGGCCCTGGACAACCTGGCCTGGCGTGCGGAAACCACCGCCCGCCTCCGCCAGGAGACGGAGGCCCTGCGCCAGGCCCTTCAGGCGGCCGGGATGGCCCCCCTGCCCACCAGCACCAATTTCTTCCTGCTGCCGGTGGAGGATGCCACCCAGGTGCGACAGGCGCTGGTCCAGCAGCGCATCCTGGTACGGGACTGCACCTCCTTTGGCCTGCCCAACTACATCCGCATTGCCACCCAGCGGCCGGAGGAGAATCGTCTCCTGGTGGAAGCCCTGCAGGCGCTGCAGGGCGACGCCTCCTGA
- the pstA gene encoding phosphate ABC transporter permease PstA — protein sequence MMEATPMAAPSATVRQLEARRRRGQLFEKLCLAAVLVAILVLLSLLVDVVLDGLPWLRPQLFTEFPSRFPERAGLRSALQGTLWMIGLTALMSFPIGVGAAIYLEEYARRNSFITQFIEINIANLAGVPSIIYGLLGLGLFVRGLELGRSVLAGSMTMALLVLPIIIVSSREAIRAVPPSLRQAAFALGATQWQVVRHHVLPNAMGGILTGTILAMSRAIGETAPLITIGALTFIAFDLRGPLDIFTVLPIQIFNWISLPQQEFHNLAAAGILVLLAVLLTMNGLAIYLRNRLQQRW from the coding sequence ATGATGGAGGCGACCCCCATGGCCGCACCGTCGGCCACGGTTCGACAGCTGGAGGCGCGCCGGCGCCGGGGCCAGCTCTTTGAGAAGCTCTGCCTGGCTGCCGTGCTGGTGGCCATCCTGGTGCTGCTCTCCCTGCTGGTAGACGTGGTGCTGGACGGCTTGCCCTGGCTGCGTCCCCAGCTTTTTACCGAGTTTCCGTCCCGTTTCCCCGAGCGGGCGGGCTTGCGTTCGGCCTTGCAGGGGACCCTGTGGATGATCGGCCTGACGGCGCTCATGTCCTTTCCCATCGGCGTGGGCGCGGCCATCTACCTGGAAGAGTATGCCCGGCGCAACAGCTTCATCACCCAATTCATCGAGATTAACATCGCCAACCTGGCCGGCGTGCCCTCCATCATCTACGGCCTGTTGGGCCTGGGCCTCTTTGTCCGGGGGCTGGAGCTGGGGCGGAGTGTGTTGGCCGGCTCCATGACCATGGCGCTCCTGGTGCTGCCCATCATCATCGTCTCTTCCCGCGAGGCCATCCGGGCGGTGCCTCCGTCCTTGCGCCAGGCGGCCTTTGCCCTGGGCGCGACCCAGTGGCAGGTGGTGCGTCACCATGTGTTGCCCAATGCCATGGGCGGCATCCTGACGGGCACCATCCTGGCCATGTCCCGGGCCATCGGCGAGACGGCCCCCCTGATCACCATCGGTGCCCTGACCTTCATCGCCTTTGACCTGCGGGGTCCCCTGGACATCTTCACGGTGTTGCCCATCCAGATCTTCAACTGGATCTCCCTCCCCCAGCAGGAGTTCCACAATCTGGCAGCGGCAGGGATCCTGGTCTTGCTGGCCGTCCTGTTGACCATGAACGGATTGGCCATCTATTTGCGAAATCGCTTACAGCAGCGCTGGTAG
- a CDS encoding PstS family phosphate ABC transporter substrate-binding protein, whose protein sequence is MRKLVGLALLLGVLVMAACSAPAATPSDTGAASGEAAASEGAAQESAPDAQGDTIIIDGSSTVAPISAAVAEEFQRANPGVRVPVGISGTGGGFKKFCAGETDISDASRPIKESEVEQCAQNGIEYIELPVAFDGLAVMVNPANDWAECLTVDELKTIWEPAAEDVITNWNQVRADFPDRPLNLYGPGVDSGTYDYFTEAIVGEEGASRGDFLPSEDDNVLVQGVAGDENALGFFGLAYYEQNQDKLKLVAVDGGNGCVLPSAETVIDGTYQPLARPIFIYVNRARVDEKPILNDFITFYLENAAALSAEVGYVPLSDEIYQLAQQRFEERITGSIFEGLGSTVGVSLTDLLTREKGE, encoded by the coding sequence ATGCGAAAATTGGTGGGATTGGCGCTTCTGCTTGGCGTATTGGTGATGGCCGCATGCTCGGCCCCGGCAGCGACACCGTCGGATACCGGCGCAGCATCTGGTGAAGCGGCGGCCAGCGAGGGCGCCGCCCAGGAGAGTGCGCCGGATGCCCAGGGCGACACCATCATCATCGACGGCTCCAGCACCGTGGCGCCCATTTCCGCGGCCGTGGCCGAAGAGTTCCAGCGGGCGAATCCCGGCGTCCGGGTGCCGGTGGGCATCTCCGGGACGGGCGGCGGTTTTAAGAAGTTCTGCGCCGGTGAAACCGACATCTCCGACGCCTCCCGGCCCATCAAGGAGAGCGAAGTCGAACAGTGTGCCCAGAATGGCATCGAGTACATCGAGCTGCCGGTGGCCTTCGACGGCCTAGCCGTGATGGTGAACCCGGCCAACGACTGGGCTGAGTGCCTGACCGTGGACGAGCTGAAGACCATCTGGGAGCCGGCCGCCGAGGATGTCATCACCAACTGGAACCAGGTGCGGGCCGACTTCCCGGATCGCCCCCTCAACCTCTACGGTCCCGGCGTGGACTCGGGTACCTACGATTACTTCACCGAGGCTATCGTGGGGGAGGAAGGGGCCAGCCGGGGAGACTTCCTGCCCAGCGAGGACGACAACGTCCTGGTCCAGGGGGTTGCCGGTGACGAGAATGCCCTGGGCTTCTTCGGCCTGGCCTACTACGAACAGAACCAGGACAAGCTGAAGCTGGTGGCGGTGGATGGCGGCAACGGCTGCGTGTTGCCCAGCGCCGAGACGGTGATCGACGGCACCTACCAGCCCCTGGCCCGGCCCATTTTCATCTACGTCAACCGGGCCCGGGTGGACGAGAAACCCATCCTGAACGACTTCATCACCTTCTACCTGGAAAATGCGGCTGCCCTGTCTGCCGAGGTGGGCTACGTGCCCCTGAGCGACGAGATCTATCAGCTGGCCCAACAGCGCTTTGAAGAGCGCATCACCGGCTCCATCTTCGAGGGGCTGGGCTCCACGGTGGGCGTCTCCCTGACGGATCTGCTGACCCGGGAGAAGGGGGAATAA
- a CDS encoding carbohydrate ABC transporter permease, giving the protein MVRSRRRITATERNEYLLFLLLVGPNLLLFGVFTYWPLFYNGYLSFVRWDMLAPIKIWVGLDNYRYLFTSPEFGTILWNTVVFTVSAVLLTCGIGLLMALLLNQPLRGRVAVRGIVFSPVMLSGAAIGIVWIYIFDPRYGLLDFFIRGVGLRSPNWLLDTSWAMTAVIIVHVWKTLGYAVVIYLAGLQAIPRELYEAALVDGAGTWARFRHVTLPGLSPVTFFLVITTVLAAFQSFDIIKVMTDGGPVNATTTLIYYLYEEGFVGFNAGRAGVAAVVLFLAMFVFTLVQMRYSERSVHYA; this is encoded by the coding sequence ATGGTGCGTTCACGGCGGCGGATCACGGCCACCGAGCGGAATGAATACCTGCTTTTCCTGTTGCTGGTCGGGCCGAACCTGCTCCTTTTCGGGGTTTTCACCTACTGGCCCCTCTTCTACAATGGATACCTGAGTTTCGTACGCTGGGACATGCTGGCGCCCATCAAGATCTGGGTGGGCCTGGACAATTACCGCTACCTCTTCACATCGCCCGAGTTTGGCACCATCCTGTGGAACACGGTGGTGTTTACCGTGTCTGCAGTGCTCTTGACCTGTGGCATCGGGCTGCTGATGGCTCTGCTGTTGAATCAGCCTCTGCGGGGGCGGGTTGCGGTCCGCGGCATCGTCTTCAGCCCGGTCATGCTCAGCGGTGCCGCCATCGGCATTGTCTGGATCTACATCTTTGATCCCCGCTACGGCCTCCTGGACTTTTTCATCCGGGGGGTGGGCCTGCGCTCGCCCAACTGGCTGCTGGATACTTCCTGGGCCATGACCGCGGTGATCATCGTCCATGTGTGGAAGACCTTGGGCTATGCCGTGGTCATCTACCTGGCCGGCCTGCAGGCCATTCCCCGAGAGCTCTACGAGGCGGCCCTGGTAGATGGCGCAGGCACCTGGGCGCGCTTCCGCCATGTCACCCTGCCGGGCCTGTCGCCGGTCACCTTTTTCCTGGTGATCACCACCGTGCTGGCTGCCTTCCAGTCCTTCGACATCATCAAGGTGATGACCGACGGCGGTCCGGTGAACGCCACGACCACCCTGATCTATTACCTGTATGAAGAGGGCTTCGTTGGCTTCAATGCCGGCCGGGCCGGCGTGGCCGCGGTGGTCCTGTTCCTGGCCATGTTTGTCTTCACCCTGGTGCAGATGCGCTATAGCGAACGCTCTGTCCACTATGCGTGA
- the phoU gene encoding phosphate signaling complex protein PhoU encodes MARMFFTQELQKLQDELLLMGSHVIQAIREAVAALQQGDLEAARRLIAGDREINRQKYHIEERCLTLIATQQPMARDLRLLAAILEISTELERMGDYAKGISKIVLFLNGRPTLEVRPEFQEMCEKVLEMLQRALDAFVGQDLEAAQTIPQDDDEVDACYNRLNRWLIDTILAHPERIDQANYLSWAAHNLERAGDRVTNICERTIYTLTGEFVEFDAEEPAFNGRS; translated from the coding sequence ATGGCGCGGATGTTTTTTACCCAAGAACTACAAAAATTGCAGGACGAACTGCTGCTCATGGGCAGCCATGTCATCCAGGCCATCCGAGAGGCCGTGGCCGCGCTCCAGCAGGGTGACTTGGAAGCTGCCCGGCGCCTGATCGCCGGGGACCGGGAGATCAACCGCCAGAAGTACCACATCGAGGAGCGCTGCCTGACCCTGATCGCCACCCAGCAGCCCATGGCCCGGGATCTCCGCCTGCTGGCGGCCATTCTGGAAATCTCCACCGAGCTGGAGCGCATGGGGGATTACGCCAAGGGGATCAGCAAGATCGTGCTCTTCCTGAACGGGCGGCCGACGTTGGAGGTTCGGCCGGAATTCCAGGAGATGTGCGAGAAGGTCCTGGAGATGTTGCAGCGGGCCCTGGATGCCTTTGTGGGCCAGGACCTGGAGGCGGCCCAGACCATTCCCCAGGACGACGATGAGGTGGACGCCTGTTACAACCGGCTGAACCGCTGGTTGATCGACACCATCCTGGCCCACCCGGAGCGCATCGATCAGGCCAACTACCTCTCCTGGGCTGCCCATAACCTGGAGCGGGCCGGCGATCGGGTCACCAACATCTGCGAGCGCACCATCTACACCTTGACCGGTGAATTTGTGGAGTTTGACGCGGAAGAGCCTGCCTTCAACGGGCGAAGCTAA
- the pstC gene encoding phosphate ABC transporter permease subunit PstC, which produces MAISKLEETLPAARQQEVRPPYGRRRRWNELIIQAFLFVCAAVSILTTLGIILVLLQETVLFFRQVSPLEFFTGTRWTPLFASKRFGVLPLVNGTILVAAGAMVVALPLGVLAAIYMSEYAAERTRRILKPILEVLAGIPTVVYGYFALTFVTPILKTLFPQTQAFNAASASLVMGFMILPMVASISEDALSAVPRSLREAAYGLGATKFEVATQVVVPAALSGISAAFILAISRAIGETMIVAIAAGQQPKLTLNPLQSIETMTAYIVQVSLGDTPHGTIEYQTIFAVGSLLFVMTLVLNLVSHWITRRYREVYE; this is translated from the coding sequence ATGGCTATCTCGAAGCTGGAAGAAACATTGCCTGCTGCCCGGCAGCAGGAGGTGCGCCCGCCCTACGGAAGGCGCCGGCGGTGGAACGAGCTGATCATCCAGGCGTTCCTGTTTGTGTGTGCGGCCGTTTCCATCCTGACCACCCTGGGGATCATCCTGGTCCTCCTCCAGGAGACGGTGCTCTTTTTCCGGCAGGTTTCGCCGCTGGAATTTTTCACCGGTACCCGCTGGACGCCCCTCTTCGCCTCCAAGCGCTTCGGCGTCTTGCCCCTGGTCAACGGCACCATCCTGGTGGCGGCGGGGGCCATGGTGGTGGCCCTGCCCCTGGGAGTCCTGGCCGCGATCTACATGAGTGAATATGCTGCCGAGCGAACCCGCCGCATCCTGAAGCCCATCCTGGAGGTGCTGGCCGGCATTCCCACAGTGGTCTACGGCTACTTCGCCCTGACCTTTGTCACGCCGATCTTGAAGACCCTCTTCCCCCAGACCCAGGCCTTCAACGCCGCCAGCGCTTCCCTGGTGATGGGTTTCATGATCCTGCCCATGGTGGCCTCCATTTCCGAGGATGCCCTGTCGGCGGTGCCCCGCTCCCTGCGGGAAGCGGCCTATGGGCTGGGGGCTACCAAGTTCGAGGTAGCCACCCAGGTTGTGGTGCCGGCGGCCCTCTCGGGCATCTCGGCGGCCTTCATCCTGGCCATCTCCCGGGCCATCGGCGAGACCATGATCGTGGCCATTGCCGCGGGCCAGCAGCCCAAGCTGACCCTCAACCCGCTGCAGTCCATCGAGACCATGACCGCCTACATCGTCCAGGTGAGCCTGGGCGACACGCCCCATGGCACCATCGAATATCAGACCATCTTCGCGGTGGGTTCCCTGTTGTTTGTGATGACGTTGGTATTGAACCTGGTGAGCCACTGGATCACCAGGCGCTATCGGGAGGTGTACGAATGA
- the pstB gene encoding phosphate ABC transporter ATP-binding protein PstB has translation MTTNVLTRRPEIHAGPQVAAPEPTETAIETRGLNVYYDKFHAVRDVNLRIAARKITAMIGPSGCGKSTVLRCFNRMNDLIPTARVEGEVLFHGHNIYAPGVDPVEVRRRIGMVFQKPNPFPKSIYENVAWGARINGFQGDMDELVEESLRGAALWDEVKDKLHQNALGLSGGQQQRLCIARAIAVKPEIILMDEPCSALDPIATLAIEDLMKELVASYTIIIVTHNMQQAARVSDFTAFFMVDERRTGHLAEYGPTDQIFTRPKNKATEDYITGRFG, from the coding sequence ATGACCACAAACGTGTTGACCCGACGCCCTGAGATCCACGCCGGGCCCCAGGTGGCCGCGCCTGAGCCCACGGAGACGGCCATCGAGACCCGAGGGTTGAACGTCTACTACGACAAGTTTCATGCAGTGCGGGATGTGAACCTGCGTATCGCCGCGCGCAAGATCACCGCCATGATCGGCCCGTCGGGCTGTGGCAAGAGCACCGTGCTCCGCTGCTTCAACCGCATGAACGATCTCATCCCCACGGCCCGGGTAGAGGGCGAAGTCCTCTTCCACGGCCACAACATCTACGCGCCGGGGGTAGACCCGGTGGAGGTGCGTCGGCGCATCGGCATGGTCTTCCAGAAGCCCAATCCCTTCCCCAAGTCCATTTACGAGAACGTGGCCTGGGGCGCGCGCATCAACGGCTTCCAGGGGGATATGGACGAGCTGGTGGAGGAGTCCCTGCGGGGGGCCGCGCTGTGGGATGAGGTGAAGGACAAGTTGCACCAGAACGCCCTGGGCCTCTCCGGCGGCCAGCAGCAGCGCCTCTGCATTGCCCGGGCCATTGCCGTCAAGCCCGAGATCATCCTGATGGATGAGCCCTGCTCGGCCCTGGATCCCATCGCGACCCTGGCCATCGAAGATTTGATGAAGGAGTTGGTGGCTTCCTACACCATCATCATCGTCACCCACAACATGCAGCAGGCGGCCCGGGTCTCCGATTTCACCGCCTTCTTCATGGTGGACGAGCGGCGCACCGGTCATCTGGCCGAGTATGGCCCGACGGACCAGATTTTCACCCGGCCCAAAAACAAGGCGACGGAAGATTACATCACCGGCCGCTTCGGTTGA